TGATTTTCACATTGAAATGTTAAAGACATTTGGGGTGATCAGAACAGTGCAGAACTCGAATGGAGAAGATGCACTTCATCGATATATCATCTCAAACTGTCAGTCTAGAAAGCATTTATTAGAAGTTTATAAGCTGGCAAAGTTAACGGTCGGAAAAGAAGAGAAGCAGTTGCCATTGGATATTGTACCTCTTTTCGAAACAATTGATGATTTGGCTGAAGCGCCAGGAATTATGACTTCGCTGTATCAAATGCCAGAATATAGAGCCCACTTGGCTAGTAGGGGAAATAAGCAGACGATTATGCTTGGATTCTCTGATGGAACCAAGGATGGTGGATACCTTCAGGCTAACTGGTCAATTCTTAGAGCAAAAGAAGAGCTCACCAGAGTTTCAAGAGAGAATGACATAGAAGTGGTATTCTTCGATGGTAGAGGAGGACCTCCTGCAAGAGGTGGTGGAAACATGCATAATTTCTATGCTTCTCTAGGAGAAAAAGTTGAGAACTCCGAAATACAGGTGACTATCCAAGGTCAAACTATTTCTGCCAATTATGGTAAGCAGGCTTCATGTACTTATAATTTCGAACAACTGTTGAGTGCAGGTTTGGAAAACCACCTATACTCAGACAGTGAAAATAATTTGGATGAGAAGCAGAGAGCTTTAATAGAAGAACTCTCCTCTGTGGCCTATGAATCTTACAAGGACTTCAAAAGTCACCCAAAATTTGTCCCTTATTTAGAACATGTTACGCCCTTAAAATACTTCGGGATGACCAATATTGGCTCCAGACCATTGAAAAGAGGGAAAGGTGGAGGATTGAAGTTTGAGGACTTACGAGCTATCCCATTTGTAGGTAGCTGGGCTCAGATGAAGCAAAATATTCCTGGTTTCTATGGAGTAGGGACTGCTATCGATAAGTTGGAATCAGAAGGCCGCATCGATGAGGTAAGAAAGCTTTATAAAAATAGCCTTTTCTTTAGAGCGTTGCTGGGTAATTCCATGCAGTCATTGAATAAGTGTTTTTACCCTGCCACAGCTTACTTAAAGGATAATGAAGCTTATGGTCAATTCTGGGAAATTATGTACGCAGAATACCATAAATCGATTGATAAATTGAAGTTAGTGTCTGAGATGGACGAGTTGATGGGTGATAACCAAGTCAGCAAAAAGTCAATTGCTATCAGAGAAAAAATCGTATTACCTCTTATTACCATTCAGCAATATGCCATTCAAACCATGTTGGAAACTGGACAGAACTCCGAGCTCCTTCAGAAGTTGATTCTTCGTAGTATGTTTGGTATCATCAATGCAGCAAGGAATGCCGCATAATTGAGGAGAAAGTTTAAAAATAGAAAAGCCCTGATTCCATTTGGAATCAGGGCTTTTGTTTTTACTCTAAGAACTCTTATTGAGAAATCAAACCATCTTTGATCATCTGAGTAACTACCAATTCAGAAAATGATTTAGAGAATGTTTCTACAGAAGAGGGATTAGTAGATTCTGACTGAGCAGACCAAACCAATTTTTGTGTATCTACATCGTATAAGTTGATTTCCAAATAGTAATTTTTGTCAGTAGCATAATACCCTGGGTTATACATTACTGGGTTATAGTAAGAGTAATAACCATAAAAATTACCATAATAACCGCCAAATCCCATTGGGTAATAAGAAGTAGAGCCAGGAACATATCTGGTTTCACTTGTTTGATCCAACAAAGCAACGGTCATGATAGCATCGCTGCCACCATCTTTTATTGCCTTTACAGTTGCTGCTTTATTATCCTCTGTGGCTTTAAATCCTGGAGGAATTATATCAAAGCTACTTGATGCTGTTACTCCTCTTGCTTGCAACATGGCGTCTATGTCATTCTCAATAGTTTGTCTTGCCACTAAATTTTCAGTAATGGCAGTAACAAAGATGTTGTTATATGGCTCTGCAGGAGTATCTGGTCCAGTCCAGGAACCTAGGATTTTTGTAGATGGTGCACAGCCTGAAACCATGATCAAGACTAAAAGTGCGCCGAATAAACTGCTTTTTTTCATATTAATAGTTGTTAGTATTTTTTAATTATCAATCTCTTTGAATAATTCTGCCACAGCAAATTTGATCGCTTCAGCTTTCTTCTCATCTTTTTTTGGAACTACCCTTTCTATGGTACCCACCCAAACAGCTTGAGTTGATTTAGAATCCACTAAGTGCATGGTAAGACTTCCTTCTCTATAGGTTCCAACAGGTATTTCCTCTACGCTCCATGTATACCTTCTTTGTCCAGTATACATAAATGGATCTGTGGCTAGGTTGGTTTCTCGAGTTTGAACTTTGTCTTCTACCACTAAA
Above is a window of Algoriphagus machipongonensis DNA encoding:
- a CDS encoding phosphoenolpyruvate carboxylase encodes the protein MHKTYDTEVAKRFTIYNSLFLDLPFDDIYRTGTLLPILGTACQKGFQNGLTPKEIIHGFFEEMMAGNSKTEQNNLLFKMIQYVERQVVLFDSIEDAAYEKINDLSGKGSIKALIDRADNDHKREALIEKLKSFSVRLTLTAHPTQFYPGSVLGIITDLENAIRSDDIGKINLLLKQLGKTGFINREKPSPYEEAVSLIWFLENVFYQSISDIMIRLLSSLDIPLHTWDNPGLLKIGFWPGGDRDGNPFVTHETTVKVAERLQKWILRCYYRDLRKIKRRLTFKHVEDKVLTIERNIYNTLFEDQAVYTSKEQLLDDLIEVRDSLIQYHNSMFVDVLDQFILKVKIFGLHFAYMDARQDSRKHDSLWEEIFSIQGINWKETEDDQIEQIMGVESLPDLEKFQDDFHIEMLKTFGVIRTVQNSNGEDALHRYIISNCQSRKHLLEVYKLAKLTVGKEEKQLPLDIVPLFETIDDLAEAPGIMTSLYQMPEYRAHLASRGNKQTIMLGFSDGTKDGGYLQANWSILRAKEELTRVSRENDIEVVFFDGRGGPPARGGGNMHNFYASLGEKVENSEIQVTIQGQTISANYGKQASCTYNFEQLLSAGLENHLYSDSENNLDEKQRALIEELSSVAYESYKDFKSHPKFVPYLEHVTPLKYFGMTNIGSRPLKRGKGGGLKFEDLRAIPFVGSWAQMKQNIPGFYGVGTAIDKLESEGRIDEVRKLYKNSLFFRALLGNSMQSLNKCFYPATAYLKDNEAYGQFWEIMYAEYHKSIDKLKLVSEMDELMGDNQVSKKSIAIREKIVLPLITIQQYAIQTMLETGQNSELLQKLILRSMFGIINAARNAA
- a CDS encoding DUF4136 domain-containing protein, which encodes MKAFRLQFLFPILFLLGSCTSSLVTIENDSYKDFDLSAYESFGFFEVSESEPDNPNFAKAVELLKQEISQAMESRGLSESPNPELKINLGLVVEDKVQTRETNLATDPFMYTGQRRYTWSVEEIPVGTYREGSLTMHLVDSKSTQAVWVGTIERVVPKKDEKKAEAIKFAVAELFKEIDN